A DNA window from Pseudomonadota bacterium contains the following coding sequences:
- a CDS encoding decarboxylase produces the protein PGRWLCNDTMHLLLQVIDRKEIDLAITDAGTNSIGWERFVWDYFPILNLSRPALEERPCEIMGSLCTPDDLWGNSYWGEDLKAGDYLLIPNQGAYTYSLRQQFIKTAAPVVNLACEPI, from the coding sequence AACCCGGGCGCTGGCTTTGCAACGACACCATGCATCTGTTGCTTCAGGTAATCGACCGCAAGGAAATTGACCTGGCGATTACCGACGCCGGCACCAACAGTATCGGCTGGGAAAGATTTGTCTGGGATTACTTTCCGATTCTCAACCTGAGCCGCCCGGCCCTGGAAGAGCGCCCCTGCGAAATCATGGGCTCCCTATGCACGCCGGACGACCTCTGGGGAAACTCGTACTGGGGCGAAGACCTTAAGGCCGGAGACTATCTTCTGATTCCCAACCAGGGCGCCTACACCTATAGTTTAAGACAACAATTTATTAAAACGGCAGCCCCGGTCGTCAACCTGGCCTGCGAACCTATCTGA